The Clostridium sporogenes region TCTGCATCTACTAACTCACTATTAGCACCTTCCATTTTAAGAGATATTTCCCCTATATTATTAATACACTCCTCAAATCTATTTTCCAAAGATCCATATTCACTTCTTACAGAAAGCACAGTCTCTATAGCATTATTTACAGCATCAAGACTTTGCCCTAATTTACTTGCATCTGTAACATCTATTCTTCCTTTTATATCTAAGCCTTCTGTTGTTAGGTTATAAAAAGGAATATCCTCTAAATCCCCCACGTTAGCTCCTATAGGCACAGACTTTGTCATAACATTAGTTTGATTACTAAATTTATTTCCCTGGGATAAAAGTTTAACCCCATTAAATTCTGTTCCCTTTGCTGTAGTTTCTATACCAGCCATAAGTTCACTTATTTCATTTTGAATCACTTCTTTGTCCTCTAAATTATTTGTTCCATTAGCAGCTTGAATGGTAAGTTCTTTTATTCTCATGAGCATATTCCCTATGCTTTCCAAACCACCTTCTGCCGTTTGAAGCATGCTAACTCCATCTTGAGCATTTCTTGAGGCTACTTGAAGACCTCTTATCTGTATTTTAGTTTTCTCACTTTGTGCCATTACATTAGGATCATCTTTAGAGCATCTAACCTTGTATCCTGAAGTTATTTTATCTAAAGCTGTACTTTGCTCTGTTAAAACTTTTGAGTAGTTTCTAAAGGCATTTAAGGATGCCAAATTATGGCTTAATCTCATAGCTATTACCTCCAAAATAAAATATTAAAATATCTATTTTTAAACCAAAATGGTTAAATTTATATATACATATATTTTTTCTATCGTAAGTAATTTATATTACTTTAACATTTATAAGATTTTTAATATTTATTTTAAAAGTTAACAATAAGTATATTTCTTCAATTTACTATCTAAATGTTTTTTCCATATTTTATACTTCACAGAAAGGTTATCCTCTATAAAACTAATAGCCCCATCCATATCTCCATTATCCAAAGTATCTTTAAGAAGATTTAAACTGTTTTTAAAGTCTTTTATTATTTTTCCATACTCATTATCTTTTATCTCTAAAAAAACTGGATTTAAAGCTTTTTCTAAATATACCACCGAATCTACAATACCCTCTACAAGACTGTCTAATTCTCCATATTCTCTAAAAATTATAGTTTCCTTTATATAATCTATTCCTTCTTTCAAAACATTAGATAATTCTATGGACTTTTTTATCACATCTATGTAATCATTCATATAAATTCTCCCTTAATATTATTCTTTTTATCTAATCACAGATATTCTAGCTATTAATAGGTTTATAAAACTTTAATTAAAATTAAAGCTAAACCTCTCATTAAAGCAAGAATCCTGTTTATATAAAACTTATTTTAACACAATATATTAAATAAGAAAATTATGAATTAAAAGCTTTTAAAGGTTGAAAATTAAAATACAAAATACTTTTAATCAATAAATGGCTATAAAAATAAAGAACACTAATATTTGCGTCCTAATATATATAAGCTAACCACTGATTCCACATCCTGTTGCACAATGTTAAATAAACCTCCTGTTTATTTAACTCTTATATATTTTAGTTCGCAAATAAAGTATTCTAATTATTTTTCTAGATATTTATTTATATTTTAATACCTTTAAAAGTTATTATAGTAATTTCAAAACAAAAGATCCTTAAAAGTATCCCATTTCTTTTTTTATTCCTTTATTTATAGAATTCTTATAGTCTATGAATTCATAAATATCTTCACAAAATAAATCTGAGAATTGTTTTAATTCTTCTAAGGATAGATCTTGTATAGCTAAATTTTTATCCTCACAGTATATCACTGTTTCACCTATCACTTTGTGAGCATCTCTAAAAGCCATGCCTTTGTTTACCAGATAATCTGCAGCTTCTGTAGCATTTAAAAAGCCTTTTTTAACAGATTTCATTAAATTTTCTTTATTTACTTTTATCGTAGATATTATACCTTCCATTACTCTTAAACAGCTTATTACAGTATCTTTAGCGTCAAAGAATGGCTCTTTATCCTCTTGCATATCTTTATTATAAGCTAGTGGTAATGATTTCATAACAGTTAATATACTTATTAAATCTCCATATACCCTTCCAGTTTTACCACGTATAAGTTCTGCCCCATCTGGGTTTTTCTTTTGTGGCATTATACTACTACCTGTAGAGTAAGCATCTCCTATTTGTATAAACTTAAATTCACTGCTACTCCAAAGTATAAGTTCCTCGGACAATCTACTTAAATGCATCATTATTATAGAAAACTTACTTATAAGTTCTATTATATAATCCCTATCACTAACTCCATCCAAAAAATTATCTACTGGTTTTTTAAAACCCAATACCTCTGCAGTATATTCTCTATCTATGTTATAAGTACTTCCTGCTAATGCTCCTGAACCTAAAGGACTTTCATTTAAAATCTCCAAGGCATTTTTTAATCTTTTCTCATCCCTTTTAAACATTTCAAAATAAGCTAATAAATGATATCTAAAAGTCACTACCTGAGCTCTTTGAAGATGGGTATATCCTGGCATAATATAATTATTTTCATTTCCAACTTTAATTAAAGAATCCATAAGTCCCTTTAAGCATTCTATTACTTCTTCTGTGGATTTTTTAGCATATAATTTCATATCTAAGGCTACTTGATCATTTCTACTTCTTCCTGTATGAAGCTTTTTTCCCACATTTCCTATCTTTTTTATTAAATTTATTTCTACAAAACTATGAATATCTTCATAGTCTCCCTCTATTTTTAAAATCCCATCATCTATTTCTTTTAATATTTCTTCTAATCCAAGTAATATTTTTTCTTTTTCTTCTTCATTTATTATATTTTGATTTGCAAGCATTTTAACATGAGCTATGCTTCCCTTTATATCTTCATAATAAAGTTTTTTATCAAAACTTAGCGAACTATTAAAGTCCTCCATAAGCTTACTTTCTTCTTCCTTAAAACGTCCTCCCCAAAGTTTCATAAATATGTTCCTCCAATTAGTCTAGAAATTTTTTAATGCTTTTATTTTACATGGCAATCCAAATAAATTTATAAAACCTTCTGCATCCTTATGACTATAAAGCTCGCTATCTCCAAAGGATGATATACCTTCATCATACAATGCATATTCTGTATCCACTGAGCAAGGTTTTATATTTCCTTTATATAATTTTAATTTTACTGTACCCGTTACATTTTCTTGAGTTTTATCTACAAAAGCATCAATAGCCTCTCTTACAGCTGTAAACCACAAACCATTATATACAAGTTCCCCATATTGAGCTGAAACTAATTTCTTGTATTGATAAGTATACTTATCTAAGGTTACTGATTCTAGCTTTTTATGAGCTGCATATAATAGTGTACCTGCTGGTGTTTCATATATACCTCTTGACTTCATACCAACCAAACGATTTTCTACTATATCTGCTATACCTATACCATTTTCTCCACCTATTTTATTTAATGTATCTATTATATCTACAGCATTTAAAATCTCTCCATTTATTTTTGCAGGTGTACCCTTTTCAAAATAAATTTCTAAATAAGTTGGCTCATCTTTCGCCTTTTCTGGCGGAGTAACCATAAAATACATATCTTCTTTATGTTCATTTTTTAGATCTTCTAAGTCCCCACCTTCATGACTTACATGCCATAAGTTTTTATCTACGGAATATATCTTTTTCTTAGTTACAGGTACTTCAACTCCAACTTTTTTAGCATAATCTATAGCATCTTCTCTAGATTTTATGTCCCAAATTCTCCACGGTGCTATTATTTTTATAGTAGGATCCTGAGCCTTTACTCCCACTTCAAAGCGCACTTGATCATTTCCTTTTCCTGTACAACCGTGACATATATATTTAGCCTGCTCTTTATGGGCTATTTCTACTAGTTTTTTAGCCATTAAAGGTCTTGCAAAGGACGTCCCTAGCATATAGTCCTGTTCATATAATGCTTCAGATTTTATTGCTTTATACAAATAATCCACTACAAATTCCTCTTTTACATCTTCCACATATATTTTTGATGCACCAGAATTTATTGCTTTTGTCTTTACATAATCCATATCATCCCCCTGACCTACATCTACACAGACAGCTATAACATCTAAGTCATAATTTTCTTTTAGCCATGGAATTATTATTGATGTATCTAATCCTCCTGAGTATGCAAGTACAACTTTTTCTTTCATAAAATACTCCCCCTTAAAATATTATAATTTTATTAATATCTGGATTTAATCCAATTTCATTTTTATAGGAATCAGTTTTCCCAGAAAATTCATTCCCTGTTTGTTTTATAATTATACATATAAAATAATAAATATTCAATACCTTTTTGAAAGTTTTTGTTACTTTTTTATTTTTTGTAGAAAATAAGCCATTTATCACAAGGGATAAATGGCAAATATAGTAATATCAATTTCGCTTTATTTATAATTATGCACAAAATAAGCCCTGTTACACAAATTGTAACAGAGCTTATTTACCAAACTATTCTTTCAAAGTTTTCCATAACTATATATGTTTCATATATTTCTCTAGCTTCCTCTTCTTTTATCTTATTACTCACATATTTTCTATATAATATATATAGCTTACTGCTTAAATCCGGGTTAGTATTTTTTGTTTCTTTCATCTTATCATATATAAGTTCTTTTAAAGAAGGCTCTATTTTAGATGCTATTTCTTCATTAGCTACATAGATTATACCTTCTACTCTTTTTTTTAATTCTTTGTCCGTGCAAAGTATTTTTATTTCATTTAAACTAGATAAAATCTTTTTTACAGACTCTTTACTGATTTCTAAACATTTGTCTTCCATTAAAGATACCACCTTTATATTATTAATATATTAATTTATCATAAGCTTGACTTTTAATATATACATCATATAAAATTCTTGCATCTTCCTCAGTTATTTTTCCATCAGAAAGCTTTCTATATAGTATATATAATTTAGAATTTAATTCTGGATTATCAAGTCTTACTTCCTTCATTTTCTTATAGATTGTATCTTCAAAGGGTTCATCATTTTTATACTTCACTATATTTTCCATATATTTTATAAGTAAATCTATCTTTTGTTGAAGCAATCTTTCTGAGCTAAGGGTTTGAATATCTTTTAGTTCTGAAAGCATTTTTCTTATTAATGTTTCTTCCACCATTATATTATTGCTATTGTTCTTCACCTATCACACCACCTAATAAGCCATTAATATAATTATATCACTTAAAAACTTATATTCTTTAATAATTAACAATTTGTTTAATAATATTTAATACATTATTTAAATCATAAAATGTTTTACATTATATTAATATCGTAATATAAAATTTACTCTTTAGTGTCAATTCCGTTTAAGCACTCTATAGCAATGCAGAAAAAATTCTAGCAATACCTTCTAACATTCTGCCCCTTAAAGATCTATTTTTAAAATCCTCTTTATAAATTCTTCTGCTACGATTTAAATCTTCAAAAAAAATGTTTTCTAAATTTTCTGTGGTTTCCTCATCATATATAACTGCATTTATTTCATAGTTTAATTCAAAGCTTCTTATATCCATATTAGCGGTACCTACAGTACAGATTTCACTATCTACCATAATAGTTTTGGCATGAATAAAGGATTTTTCATTATAAAAATAAATTTTAACTCCATATTTTATAAGTTCTTCTAAATAAGTTCTAGAGGCATAATATACTATTAAATGATCATATCTACCAGGAAATAATATTCTTACATCTACTCCACTTAAAGATGCTACTTTTATAGCATTCATTATGCTATCATTAGGTACAAAATATGGTGTGGTAATATATATATGATCCTTAGCTAAAGTTATCATCTTAAATACTGTTTGCATTATAGATTGAAACTGAGAATCTGGTCCACTTTTTACAAGTTGCATAACTTTTCCACCATACTCATGCATTTTAGGGAAATAGACCTTAAAATTGTCACCATAAGTAAACATCTCATCATTTACAGCCTTTATAGTAGCAAAGTCATCCATAAACACTGCCTGAAGTCCCATAACAAAATCACCCTTTACCATAAGATGAGTATCTCTCCAATAGCCTAATTTACCTTTCCCTAAATATTCATCTCCTATATTTATGCCCCCTACAAATCCAGTCTTACCATCTATAACTACTATTTTTCTATGATTTCTGTAATTTATTTGAGTATTTATATGCCTTAAAAGAGGAGCTAAAAAATAGGAATATTGCACTACATCTATACCATTATCTTTAAGATTTTTTATGTAAGATCTTTTTATACCTATAGATCCTACTCTATCCATTATAAACCTTATTTCTACGCCTTCCCTTGCTTTTTTTATAAGTATCTCTTTTATTTCAGTACCTATATTATCGCTTTTTACTATATAGTATTCTAAATGTATATGATGTTTAGCTTTTAAAAGCTCTTTTTTTAGATATTCAAATTTTTCATTACCATCTTTAAATATCTTTATACTATTATCTCTGAATAAAGGAGATTCGCTATTTTTCGACAGTAGTTCTATCAAAGAATGATATTCCTGATTTTTTACTTTTCCCATAGCTTCAAGTACTAGTTGCTCTATTTCTATATTAGTAGTATCATGTAATTTATGCTTTTTCCAATTTCGACCTAAAAAAATATATAAAAATAA contains the following coding sequences:
- a CDS encoding flagellin, with translation MRLSHNLASLNAFRNYSKVLTEQSTALDKITSGYKVRCSKDDPNVMAQSEKTKIQIRGLQVASRNAQDGVSMLQTAEGGLESIGNMLMRIKELTIQAANGTNNLEDKEVIQNEISELMAGIETTAKGTEFNGVKLLSQGNKFSNQTNVMTKSVPIGANVGDLEDIPFYNLTTEGLDIKGRIDVTDASKLGQSLDAVNNAIETVLSVRSEYGSLENRFEECINNIGEISLKMEGANSELVDADVAEEMMNYAKSDILYQSSLAIMRQTNNFPMDVLKILENVKSK
- the argH gene encoding argininosuccinate lyase; this translates as MKLWGGRFKEEESKLMEDFNSSLSFDKKLYYEDIKGSIAHVKMLANQNIINEEEKEKILLGLEEILKEIDDGILKIEGDYEDIHSFVEINLIKKIGNVGKKLHTGRSRNDQVALDMKLYAKKSTEEVIECLKGLMDSLIKVGNENNYIMPGYTHLQRAQVVTFRYHLLAYFEMFKRDEKRLKNALEILNESPLGSGALAGSTYNIDREYTAEVLGFKKPVDNFLDGVSDRDYIIELISKFSIIMMHLSRLSEELILWSSSEFKFIQIGDAYSTGSSIMPQKKNPDGAELIRGKTGRVYGDLISILTVMKSLPLAYNKDMQEDKEPFFDAKDTVISCLRVMEGIISTIKVNKENLMKSVKKGFLNATEAADYLVNKGMAFRDAHKVIGETVIYCEDKNLAIQDLSLEELKQFSDLFCEDIYEFIDYKNSINKGIKKEMGYF
- a CDS encoding argininosuccinate synthase, producing MKEKVVLAYSGGLDTSIIIPWLKENYDLDVIAVCVDVGQGDDMDYVKTKAINSGASKIYVEDVKEEFVVDYLYKAIKSEALYEQDYMLGTSFARPLMAKKLVEIAHKEQAKYICHGCTGKGNDQVRFEVGVKAQDPTIKIIAPWRIWDIKSREDAIDYAKKVGVEVPVTKKKIYSVDKNLWHVSHEGGDLEDLKNEHKEDMYFMVTPPEKAKDEPTYLEIYFEKGTPAKINGEILNAVDIIDTLNKIGGENGIGIADIVENRLVGMKSRGIYETPAGTLLYAAHKKLESVTLDKYTYQYKKLVSAQYGELVYNGLWFTAVREAIDAFVDKTQENVTGTVKLKLYKGNIKPCSVDTEYALYDEGISSFGDSELYSHKDAEGFINLFGLPCKIKALKNF
- the cls gene encoding cardiolipin synthase, whose amino-acid sequence is MSFKNIFSLFFIINIIISIILIVIERKKPEKTIAWLLIFFIFPPLGLFLYIFLGRNWKKHKLHDTTNIEIEQLVLEAMGKVKNQEYHSLIELLSKNSESPLFRDNSIKIFKDGNEKFEYLKKELLKAKHHIHLEYYIVKSDNIGTEIKEILIKKAREGVEIRFIMDRVGSIGIKRSYIKNLKDNGIDVVQYSYFLAPLLRHINTQINYRNHRKIVVIDGKTGFVGGINIGDEYLGKGKLGYWRDTHLMVKGDFVMGLQAVFMDDFATIKAVNDEMFTYGDNFKVYFPKMHEYGGKVMQLVKSGPDSQFQSIMQTVFKMITLAKDHIYITTPYFVPNDSIMNAIKVASLSGVDVRILFPGRYDHLIVYYASRTYLEELIKYGVKIYFYNEKSFIHAKTIMVDSEICTVGTANMDIRSFELNYEINAVIYDEETTENLENIFFEDLNRSRRIYKEDFKNRSLRGRMLEGIARIFSALL